Part of the Sulfobacillus acidophilus DSM 10332 genome, CCCTTGCGGGATGAGGTCGGCCCGCATCGCCAGCCGATAATCGTCAAGGGGTTCGTAGTAGGGTAAATGATCCATTTTGCCAAAATTAATATTTCGTAACGCCCGATTTAATTCCGACAGCCATTCGGTCTGGCCGGGAAACCACTGATCGAGACTTGAAAGCGGCTCAACGCGGCGATCCATAACGATTTCCCCCTTGTTAATGATCCAATTGCAATAATAGTAAAATAGATCTTGTAAG contains:
- a CDS encoding hypothetical protein (KEGG: bts:Btus_2484 hypothetical protein~SPTR: Putative uncharacterized protein), encoding MDRRVEPLSSLDQWFPGQTEWLSELNRALRNINFGKMDHLPYYEPLDDYRLAMRADLIPQGAAKPPAIGHWQIEVTRQGLPFRLLLQGKSRGNDELGELVDNRPASE